The Clostridioides difficile genome has a segment encoding these proteins:
- the purE gene encoding 5-(carboxyamino)imidazole ribonucleotide mutase produces the protein MKVAVVMGSKSDYPKLEEGIKLLEKYGIEVVARALSAHRTPEQLSIFLKEIEDDTDVIIAAAGKAAHLPGVIASQTLIPVIGLPIKSSTMDGLDSLLSIVQMPKGIPVATVTIDLGLNAALLALQIMTLKYPKLKEDLKSYREEMAQKVLEDDKNLRG, from the coding sequence ATGAAAGTAGCAGTAGTTATGGGTTCAAAATCAGATTATCCAAAATTAGAAGAAGGGATAAAACTGCTTGAAAAATATGGAATAGAAGTTGTAGCAAGAGCATTATCAGCTCATAGAACACCAGAACAACTTTCAATATTCCTAAAAGAAATAGAAGATGATACAGATGTAATAATAGCAGCAGCAGGAAAAGCAGCACATTTACCAGGTGTAATAGCTTCACAAACGCTAATTCCAGTAATAGGATTGCCTATTAAATCATCAACTATGGATGGACTAGACTCACTTCTATCAATAGTTCAAATGCCAAAAGGAATACCAGTTGCAACAGTTACAATAGATTTAGGTTTAAATGCAGCTTTACTGGCATTACAAATAATGACTTTAAAATACCCAAAATTAAAAGAAGATTTAAAATCATATAGAGAAGAAATGGCACAAAAAGTGCTGGAAGACGACAAGAATTTAAGGGGGTAA
- a CDS encoding HAD family hydrolase, with protein sequence MINLIFDVDDTLYNQLMPFYIAYDKVFSSIKNISVKDLYIRSRKYSDEVFHLTESGEMPIKEMHIYRIMKAFEELGKFITEKDAQNFQDEYIYQQSQITLIPEMEQVLNFAKEKNINIGIITNGPSSHQRMKLKQLNIEKWVDEENIFISSEVGFSKPDINIFRLAEKFMNLDRENTYYVGDSYKNDVVGAKKAGWKSIWMNHREHRVEALVCKPDFIILDYQEIPLLYKKLFKDI encoded by the coding sequence TTGATTAATTTAATTTTTGATGTGGATGATACTTTATACAATCAATTGATGCCTTTTTATATTGCATATGATAAAGTATTTTCTTCAATAAAGAATATTTCTGTTAAAGATTTATATATACGTAGTAGAAAGTATAGCGATGAGGTATTTCACCTGACTGAGAGTGGAGAAATGCCAATCAAAGAAATGCATATTTATAGGATAATGAAAGCTTTTGAAGAGTTAGGAAAGTTTATTACAGAAAAAGATGCTCAAAATTTTCAAGATGAGTACATATATCAACAATCACAAATCACTTTAATTCCAGAAATGGAGCAAGTTTTAAATTTTGCTAAAGAAAAAAATATTAATATAGGAATCATAACTAATGGACCTTCTTCACATCAAAGAATGAAATTAAAACAATTAAATATTGAAAAGTGGGTTGATGAAGAGAATATTTTTATTTCTAGTGAAGTTGGTTTTTCTAAGCCAGACATTAATATTTTTAGATTGGCTGAGAAATTTATGAATTTAGATAGGGAAAATACATATTATGTAGGTGACTCTTATAAAAACGATGTAGTAGGTGCTAAAAAAGCTGGTTGGAAGAGTATCTGGATGAATCATAGAGAGCATAGGGTAGAGGCGTTGGTTTGTAAACCTGACTTTATAATTTTAGATTATCAAGAAATACCATTATTGTACAAAAAATTATTTAAAGATATTTAA
- a CDS encoding GGDEF domain-containing protein: protein MKLSRYEKNNIVLSAILCALIISILVITVFTTVKLYNISNKQTKNYLNDVSTQIVANVDNQIKFILSDLKLMADFIKQYEGDSRYDYLSKRKTSYEYSDIGIIDLKGKAEFLSGKKLDLKDTVSYKKGIEGKEYTELIDSLDVVLYSVPIFDDKHEVSSILVGVSHRESMNDILNINNFGGKGTIEIIDKKGKPLFIGRNSELIKDLSHKYRNAINETWAQKMMNGFKNEKSGEITITSSKNVKCLLTYHPVTKGLNDWYFVLIVPEEAVLGELNKLNTFTIIMTFIIICIIGIITWLLYTIRRKYIKQIEDIAYLDNITNGINSTKFSMLIKPLISKSPDNTYMMISINIKDFKLINDCFGSEKGNSALKYIYNVLERNIVNNEEFVCRHDADLFYLFIKNRPVLEVLELLYKIEDEINYFNKDKENPYFLRISVGIYTIENHDEDLITIQDHVNTARKSFNKTHKSDFNFYSDIEKNRLIFEKELSNLMEKALDDKEFFICLQPKIDIKTGKIRGAESLVRWNSPEKGMIYPSDFVPLFEKNGFICELDLYVLEETCKLISKWIKERKELLIVSVNVSRQHLKDKSFLEKYEVICNKYNVPTSLIDLELTESIFLESPEAIDVIDDIHSKGFRCSIDDFGFGYSSLGILKDFKVEIIKLDRSFFISKNNIERGKVVVESIIELSRRLGMKVIAEGIEEAEQVHFLKSIGCDYIQGYVFSKPLSIPEFEEFTYNDDKIKKLKISND, encoded by the coding sequence ATGAAATTATCAAGGTACGAAAAAAACAATATAGTTTTGTCTGCAATTTTATGTGCACTTATTATTTCAATTCTTGTAATTACTGTTTTTACTACTGTAAAATTGTATAACATATCTAATAAGCAAACTAAAAATTATTTAAACGATGTGTCTACACAAATTGTAGCAAATGTTGATAATCAAATTAAGTTTATTTTATCCGATTTAAAACTAATGGCAGATTTTATTAAACAGTATGAAGGTGATAGTCGATATGATTATTTATCAAAAAGAAAAACTAGTTATGAATATTCTGATATTGGAATAATTGATTTAAAGGGTAAAGCAGAGTTTTTAAGTGGAAAAAAATTGGATTTAAAGGATACAGTTTCATATAAAAAGGGAATAGAAGGTAAAGAATACACAGAACTAATAGATTCACTAGATGTTGTACTTTACAGTGTACCTATATTTGATGATAAACATGAGGTATCTAGTATTTTAGTGGGTGTTTCTCATAGAGAAAGTATGAATGATATTCTCAATATTAACAATTTTGGTGGAAAAGGAACCATTGAAATTATAGATAAGAAAGGAAAACCTCTTTTTATAGGTAGAAATAGTGAGTTAATAAAAGACCTTAGTCATAAATATAGAAACGCCATAAATGAGACTTGGGCTCAAAAAATGATGAATGGCTTTAAGAATGAAAAATCAGGAGAAATTACAATAACTTCATCAAAAAATGTAAAATGTTTGTTAACTTATCATCCTGTAACAAAAGGTTTAAATGATTGGTATTTTGTTCTTATAGTGCCTGAAGAAGCTGTATTAGGTGAATTGAATAAATTAAATACCTTTACAATAATAATGACTTTTATAATCATTTGTATTATTGGAATTATAACATGGCTTTTATATACAATAAGAAGAAAATATATAAAACAAATTGAAGATATTGCCTATTTAGACAATATAACAAATGGTATTAATTCAACAAAATTTAGTATGTTAATAAAACCTTTAATTTCTAAGTCGCCTGATAACACCTATATGATGATATCAATAAACATAAAGGATTTTAAGTTAATAAACGACTGTTTTGGTAGTGAAAAAGGAAATAGTGCACTTAAATATATTTATAATGTTCTAGAAAGAAACATTGTTAATAATGAAGAGTTTGTATGTCGTCATGATGCAGACTTATTCTATCTATTTATAAAGAATAGACCAGTATTAGAAGTTTTAGAATTATTGTATAAAATAGAAGATGAAATTAATTATTTTAATAAAGACAAAGAAAACCCATACTTTTTAAGAATTTCAGTAGGTATTTACACGATTGAAAATCATGATGAAGATTTAATTACAATACAAGACCATGTAAATACAGCAAGAAAGAGCTTTAATAAAACTCATAAAAGTGATTTTAATTTTTATAGTGATATAGAAAAAAATAGATTGATATTTGAAAAGGAATTGTCAAATTTAATGGAAAAAGCTCTTGATGATAAAGAATTTTTTATATGCTTGCAACCAAAGATTGATATAAAAACTGGAAAAATTAGAGGTGCAGAGTCTCTTGTTCGTTGGAATAGTCCAGAAAAAGGTATGATTTATCCAAGTGATTTTGTTCCTCTCTTTGAAAAAAACGGATTTATATGTGAATTAGACTTATATGTGCTTGAAGAAACATGTAAATTGATTTCTAAATGGATAAAAGAACGTAAAGAATTATTAATAGTTTCTGTTAATGTATCAAGGCAACATTTAAAAGATAAGTCATTTTTAGAAAAATATGAGGTTATATGTAATAAATATAATGTACCTACATCTTTAATAGACTTAGAACTTACTGAATCTATTTTTTTAGAAAGTCCAGAAGCTATTGATGTAATAGATGATATTCATAGTAAAGGTTTTAGATGTTCTATAGATGATTTTGGATTTGGATATTCATCATTAGGAATATTGAAAGATTTTAAAGTTGAGATAATTAAATTAGATCGTTCATTTTTTATTAGTAAAAATAATATAGAACGTGGCAAAGTTGTTGTGGAATCTATTATTGAACTTAGTAGAAGGCTTGGCATGAAAGTAATTGCTGAGGGTATTGAAGAAGCTGAACAAGTACATTTCCTAAAAAGCATTGGATGTGATTATATTCAAGGTTATGTTTTTTCTAAGCCATTATCAATACCTGAATTTGAAGAATTCACATACAATGATGATAAAATAAAAAAATTGAAAATATCTAATGATTAA
- a CDS encoding sugar O-acetyltransferase, which yields MTEREKMLAGELYDCGDTELLCQWHKAKDLTKEYNNLKSDDNINKERILTELLGGKGKNIWVTAPFYVDYGNNIYFGNNCEVNMNCTFLDDNEIIIGDNALIAPNVQIYTAFHPTNAKDRFEEKTDDGFNFCKTITAPVKIGNDVWIGGGSIILPGVTIGDNVTVGAGSVVTKSIPSNTIAYGNPCRVIKENK from the coding sequence ATGACAGAGCGTGAAAAGATGTTGGCAGGAGAATTATATGACTGTGGAGATACTGAATTATTGTGTCAATGGCACAAGGCCAAAGACCTGACAAAAGAGTATAATAATTTGAAGTCAGATGATAATATTAATAAGGAACGTATTTTAACAGAACTTTTAGGGGGAAAAGGAAAAAATATATGGGTTACAGCACCTTTTTATGTTGATTATGGAAATAACATTTATTTTGGTAATAATTGTGAAGTAAATATGAATTGTACATTTTTAGATGATAATGAAATCATAATAGGTGACAATGCATTGATTGCTCCTAATGTACAAATATATACAGCATTTCATCCTACCAATGCTAAAGATAGATTTGAGGAAAAAACTGATGATGGATTTAACTTTTGCAAAACTATAACTGCTCCAGTAAAAATTGGTAACGATGTTTGGATTGGTGGAGGGAGTATTATTTTACCAGGAGTAACAATAGGAGACAATGTAACTGTTGGTGCAGGTAGTGTTGTAACAAAGTCAATACCATCTAATACTATAGCTTATGGGAATCCTTGTCGTGTTATCAAAGAAAATAAGTAA
- a CDS encoding alpha/beta hydrolase: protein MSWKHIEIPNGDTLIFCNAFITGKSSMNIIVTHTPIVTTLDLQKAYKPLSQYDVNIFAFDFSGTGKSGGNEKDFSRNSIVEDLDSIVSYIEKNYSPNIHLYGNTGIGGMFAQYYACTSNKLKSFAQFACVDYKNTSGVGYPYPAIKLLNFFLKLLPNFHIIVKPPKYKGYNEVHDNEFYKMIEQKNPNIWKNSTKVMNTMLECFIAQDSTIKSGVNIPTLVFKTLHDRYFEPEYFDSYYNSLNCKKKLVEIDDVHNSYYLNSEKFCQTVYEWFIENQ, encoded by the coding sequence GTGAGTTGGAAACACATAGAAATACCAAATGGAGATACACTGATTTTTTGTAATGCATTCATTACTGGAAAATCATCTATGAATATTATTGTTACACATACTCCTATCGTAACTACGCTTGATTTGCAGAAAGCATACAAACCTCTTTCCCAGTATGATGTAAATATATTTGCATTTGACTTCTCAGGAACAGGAAAAAGTGGTGGTAATGAGAAAGACTTTTCACGTAATTCAATTGTAGAAGACTTAGATTCTATTGTTTCATATATAGAAAAGAATTACTCTCCCAACATACATCTATATGGAAATACAGGTATTGGTGGAATGTTTGCACAATATTATGCTTGCACAAGCAATAAGCTAAAAAGCTTTGCCCAGTTTGCCTGTGTTGATTATAAAAATACCTCAGGTGTAGGTTATCCTTATCCAGCTATTAAATTATTAAATTTTTTCCTCAAACTTCTTCCTAATTTTCATATAATAGTAAAACCACCTAAATATAAAGGTTATAATGAAGTTCATGATAATGAGTTTTACAAAATGATTGAGCAGAAGAATCCTAATATCTGGAAAAATAGCACAAAAGTAATGAATACAATGTTAGAATGTTTTATTGCACAAGATAGTACAATAAAGAGTGGAGTTAATATTCCAACACTCGTTTTTAAAACACTTCATGATAGATATTTTGAACCAGAGTATTTTGATAGCTACTATAATTCGTTGAACTGTAAAAAGAAACTTGTTGAGATTGATGATGTTCATAATAGCTACTATTTAAATAGTGAAAAATTTTGTCAGACAGTGTATGAGTGGTTTATAGAAAATCAATAG